From the genome of Peptoniphilus sp. ING2-D1G:
TATGGTTTTTGAAAAACAAAAGATAACACTATTTCTATTGGTTGGAGCAATGATTTTGTTTATTGTTACCTATAGTTGTATTTTAAACAGAAAAAACTTAAAGTACATAAAGCATAAAGTAGACAGAGATTTCGGGAAGAACCCATCGGATATAAAAATTGATAAAAAGATTTTAAAAAAACTTTTTGAAAATACTGTAAAAGGAAAATACTTCTTAGATGATATATCTGCAAATGATATAAATTTGGATTTGGTTTTTGAAAAATATAATCACGCCAACACTACCGTTGGAGCACAGTATCTGTACATGATGCTAAGGATGCCGATATTTAATAAAGAGTACCACGACAAGCTTAAAGATGTGATCTTAAAATTATCCGAAGATATTGATGCGGCAAAAAAACTATCTGTTGAATTTGCAAAAATAGGATATTTTAAAAGAGATGTACTGGATATAATCTACGATGGAATAGATTATGAACGATATAAAAAATATAAAATCCCGGTATACATATTGACCTTCAGCCTTGTGTTTTTAGCTGTTATTTATTTCGTATCCAAAAGTTTTTTTGGGTATTCGGTTATTATTCTGCTTGCATGCGGAATATATGTTTCTTTGAAAATGGAAAAAGCCACAGAAGGCAGAATTTTAGATTTTGCCACTTTAGCTGATATTTTACAAATATCAAAAGAAATTGAAAAGATACATATATCCATATTAAAAGAAGATATGGAAAAAGTAAACAAACTCAATAAAGATCTTTCGGGAATTAGAAGAAGAACAGGTCAGCTGAGCAGATTCGGAACAGGATCCGATGTTGATTTTATAATTAAGATATTGGATGTGCTGGTAATGTACACTCCAAGAAAATTTTTTAAAACAGCTGAATTAATAAATGAAAATTCGGAAAAACTTAAAGACCTCTACTTAGTATTGGGAAAGATGGATGCTTATTTATCTTTGAGTTCTCTTTATCTATCATCAGATTTCACTTTTGCGGAGTATTCGACTCAAAAAAACGAGCTGATATTTGAAAAATTAAATCATCCGCTTTTAGATGAAAATCAAGTGAGTGTTGATGCGGATTTCACAGATATAAATGCTTTGATAACCGGTTCCAATTATTCGGGAAAATCCACCTTTCTTAGAAAAATCGCCCTTGCGACCAATTTGGCCATGACCATAGGCTTTGTTCCCGCCAAGAAATACAGGACGTCCTTTTATTTTTTGCAGACATCAATAGATATTAAAGATTCCATAGAAGAGAGCATTTCTTATTTCTTAGCTGAAACATTGACTATAAAAAGAATGATAGAAAAATCGGATATTAAAAAACTTCTTGTGCTTGATGAAATCTTCAGAGGAACCAATACAATTGACAGAATATCCGCCGCTTGCAATACTTTAAAATATCTTTCTAAGGAAAACAAGGTATTTGCAGCAACACACGACATAGAACTCACGGAATTGTTAAAAGAGGAATTTAAAAATTACCATTTTGAAGAAGAGATAAAGGACAAGGATATAACTTTTGACTATAAATTAAAAGACGGTCCGTCTAAAACTAGAAATGCAATAGAAATATTAAATATAAAAGGGTATCCCGAAGAGATAATAGTCGGCGCAAAAAAGATGGCTGAAGAAATCTCGAGAAATAAACAAATAAAATATAAATTTTGAGTATCTTTTTGAACAGAAATAAATCAAGCGGTATTAAAAACATAGAGATTTTTAATAGTTTAGTTTTTGTAATGCAAAAGGTACTTTACAGTCGAAAGATTGACAAAAATTTATCAAAAGTATAATATGTTCTTGTAAAGGATATTATAATTAAAAACGATGAATTAATCGAAAATTGATAGTAATGTCAAAGGAGAATTGTATGGCTTTCACAGTAAAAAATAAGAATGTCATTGTAACAGGTGGCGGAAAAGGTATAGGTTATGGAATAACGGAAGTATTTCTTAAAGAAGGTGCAAATGTTGTATTTTCAGGAAGAAATGTGGAACAGGGAGAAAGAACAGTTAAGGAATTATCTAAATATTCCGGAAAAATTAAATTTATTAGAGCGGATGTCACAAATTTGGAAGAAACTAAGAATTTATTTGAAATGGCTAATAAATTTTTGGGGTCAGTGGATATAGTCATATTAAATGCGGGTTATTTTCCGCAAAACAGAATCAAGGATATGTCCTTGGAAGATTGGGATACTGTAGTGGATATAAATCTAAAAGGAGTTTTCATAAATACTAAGATCGCCTTAGATTATCTAAAAGAAGGCGGAAGAATAGTTGTAACATCTTCAATAACAGGAAATAGAGTGGGCAACCCGGGGCTTGCACATTACAGCGCATCCAAGGGTGGAGTTAACGGATTTATAAAGACGGCAGCTCTTGAACTTTCAACCTTAGGAATCACTATTAACGCTGTTGAACCGGGCAATATAATGACACCGGGAATGGAAGATGTGCTTGGAGAAAAATATATCAAGGATCAAGAGTCTGTCATTCCTTTGGGTAAACTTGGAACACCTGAAGATATAGCCTATGCTATTTTATTTTTAGCTTCTGACGAGGCGAGATATATAACAGGTCAAAGCATAATAGTTGATGGAGGTCAGACGCTTCCTGAATCAGCCTTTGATATACATTAACTAAAGAACTATAAAAGTAAATTAGCATTATATGTCCATTAACGCATTAAGTACTGCCTTCGAGCAGTACTTTTTTGTTATTAAATTATTAAAGGTATAACATGACGGCTTATTTCCAATTTAAATTTGTATATTCAGGATCCTTTACCCTTGAATTTATTAAAAATCTGTTTTTTACCAGTGAGAGCATGGGTTTATCGTCTTTATAGGAATCTGAAAAAGCCATGGAATTTTCATAGTCTATTTCAATTTTTTTGCTTGAAAGATGTTCTTTTATAACCTTGACTTTTTCCTGTGATTTGTTATTTTCCTTTAAGAGATTGCAATTCTCATCAAGCTCTGTACCAATTATCACATCAAAATCCAAATATTCATAAAAATACTTAAGATAATTTATAGGAGAAGCGGACACCAGCATTTTATAATCCACAGACAAAGAATTTAAATATTTAATTCCGTCACTTAACATGTGGTTCTCATATACATATTTGGCGAAATCCTTGAGCTCATCTTCTGAAAGGTAATTGATGACTTGGCATATGTTGGACTTAAAAACCTTAAAATTCGATTTGGACAAGTATCCCACCGAACCCATGAGAAGTTTTTTATAGTAAAATAATTTATCGACTTTTTTATTCTTAAGGGCATATTGCCAAATCAATATTATGCTATCGGTATCCGTAAGCGTTTTATCAAAGTCAAATAAGGCTATTGTTTTTTTCATATGTCACCTCAAATACATTATATCAAAATATATTTGTATTTGATATAAATTGAAGTTTTGATACTATTATATTAGGTGAAGGCTATGAAAAATAATATAATTCACATTGATATAGACGCTTTTTTTGCACAGGTTGAAGAAATAGACAATCCCTCGCTGAAGGGAAAAGCTGTAGCCGTTGGAGGATTAAGCAACAGAGGAATAATCACAACGGCTAATTATGAAGCGAGAAAATACGGGATACACTCCGCCATGCCCATATTTATAGCAAAAAATCTCTGCCCGCACTTAATAATGGTGGAGTCGAATATGGCTAAGTACAAAAAAAAGTCACAAGAGGTTTTCAGTATAGTGGATAAGATTTCAAAGGTTGTGGAAAGAGTATCTATTGACGAATGCTATGTTGATATCGCACATTTAAAAAATCCCGTGGATGAAGTATTTGCCTTGAAAGGAAGAATATATGAACAAACCGGACTTACTGTAAGCATAGGGATGTCTTATAATAAGTTTTTAGCTAAGATAGCCAGCGACTGGAACAAACCGAACGGTTTTATGATAATTGTACGTGATGATATGCCTGAAATATTGTATAAATTGGACATTAAAAAAGTTCACGGATTAGGAGAAATATCTCAGAATAAATTGAGAAATATCGGGGTAAACACAGTGGAAGACCTCATGGAGTTAAGTGAAGAATTGCTGGAGGATATGTTCGGCAAGCTGGGTCTGGAAATATATGAAAGGATCAGAGGCAATGACAACAGAGTTGTAAAGCCTGATAGAATAAGAAAGAGCTTAGGCGTTGAAAGGACCTTTTTAGATACCGGCGACAAAAAACTGTTGCTTGAATATTTGGAGAAATATTCAAAGAGGTTGTATGAAGATTTAAAAAAATCCAATCTCGGCTTTAGGACCCTCAGCATTAAATTTAAAAATTCAAATTTTAAGGTCAGCACCCATTCCAAGACTTTTTCCTATACCATAAAGGACTATGATGAAATATTGAGTCTGTCCAATTCCATGTTTAATGAACATTACGACAACAAAAAATTGCGCCTTATGGGATTAACCGCTTCCAATTTAGTAAACTTAGATGTTTTGCAGTTGTCCTTTGATGATTTGTTAAAAAAATAAAAATCCGTAAATTAATTAAAAACTAATTTGCGGATTTTTGTTTTAATATTTAATTACCGATTTAACATCATAGCCCTTTAGCTTTTCACGACCCTTTAAACCTTCAAGTTCAATTAAAAAATCAAGTCCTACAACTATGCCTCCAAGGCTCTCAATCATTTCAATTGCCCTTTTTGAAGTACCCCCTGTCGCTAAAAGGTCGTCGATTATAAGAACTTTCTGCTCTTTTTCAATTGAATCGGTGTGCATTTCTATAGAATCTGTACCATATTCAAGTTCGTAATCGGCGGAAATTTTTTCGTGAGGCAGTTTGCCTTTTTTTCTTATGGGAACAAAACCGCATCCGAGAGCATAGGCTATAGGAGCTCCGATGATAAATCCCCTGGCTTCAATCCCTACTACGATATCTATTTCATCATCTCTTAGAGATATCATTTGGTCGATGGCATCTTTGAAGCTGTCTCCATCTTTTAGCAAGGTTGTTATATCTCTAAATATTATTCCGTCCACAGGATAATCGTAAATATTTCTGATTTTCTTAACTAAATCCATAAGTCCCCCTTAAATAAAATAATATTTTTTGTTTTATGTTCTGGATTGAAACTCTTTTTTGCACCTAATACAAATAACTCTAATTCTGCCTTTTTTCCTGGGAACCCTGAGTTCTTGACCACAGTTTGGGCATTTCATATATTTGTTTTCCTTATCGGTGGCATTGTTTTTTAATCTCGTAAATACAGCCCTTACAGGTGCAGTTACTTCCAAAAATTTTTGATTTTCTTCATATCTTTTATTTATATTTCTGGAAAAAGTTCTTACATATAATATAAATATAAAAATATAGCTGACAAATCTCATTTCAGCGGGAAGAAGATTAAAAGCGATAGCCAAGGATATTATTATAGAAAGGATGAGAGCAAATTTATTTAAAGCGTCTAAACCGTAATGAGTTCCGTATCTTCCATACATAAATTTTAAAAATTTTTCTTTCATACAACACCTCCATTGAATTATAACACTTAAAACTATATAAAAAAACAGTTGTAACAATTGTAAAAAGAATGTATAATAAGTCGTGGGTTTGAGCGGAAAGTTCTTTTTAAAAAGTTATTGACAAAAAATTCATATTATTATACAATTCTTATGTTAACTATTTGCGGGAATGGCGGAATTGGCAGACGCGCTAGACTTAGGATCTAGTTCCAATGGAGTGGGGGTTCAAGTCCTCTTTCCCGCACCATTTGCATAAACACCCTTTAGGGTGTTGTTTTTTTTACAAATTTCTTTTTAATTTCTCATCATTATTACTCCGGCTGTACAAAGTATTATTCCCATCAGCTTTGTAATGCTTAAGCTTTCCTCATAGAGGAAGTATCCTACTATTACGAGCGAAGCGGCCAGTGCTATGCTGACTACTATGTATCCGGTGTTTATATTCCACCCTGATTTGTAAAGATACATATATCCCACCTCAATTCCCACTATGAACACACCCATGACAAAAGAAGTCCAATTTAAATTCTTGTATTCATTTAACAAATTTGATTGAGGGTTAAGCACAAGGAACAGAATTGCCGACACCACCATACCTATTGCATAGGCTACCGTAAGCGCGGCGAAGGGATTTAATTTTTCCGGCATAGATTTAGCACATATATGATAAATCAAATTTGAAATAACTACTAAAATTATAGGCCAATAAGTCATTTTACACCTCTTATTATTTAAAAATTTAGAATGCTGAACAACTTAAATTATCTCATAGAAAAAAACTTTTTTCAAACTGCTAATTAGTGGCAAACTTAATGAGACATACAACATATTGTATGTTATATTGAAATATAACACTATATACACAATTTGTTTACATAAAAGAGGTATAATCCTATTAGGTAAGAATAAAACTTTTATTTATGACTTGGAGGATATGATGGTATTAGAGATAAGATATTTGAAAAACTTAGAAAGACCATGGTTAATCAAAAGAGTAGATGGAGAGTATTCACAACATTCACACATGAGAAAAAAGAAAGATGTTGAAGAGGTCAAACACTTAATTGAGATTAGAAAATATCCAAACAACAAAGATCAAAGGATTGCAATGCAGAGATTGTTGAGGGATGATGAATTTAGAAATTTAAATAAAAAACAAAAATATATAAATATAAACAAAGGAAGCAGATGATTAAATCCCCGAAAGGGGATTTTTTATTAATTAATCTTTATTAAAAATTCAATATGTATTAAAATATTAATCGGTGAAGAAAATATGAAAAAAATTTTTAAGGCGTCGATATTATTGGTAATATTGATGATACTTTCTATATATTTAGCCGGTTTTTATTTTTT
Proteins encoded in this window:
- a CDS encoding putative MutS domain protein (Mismatch repair contributes to the overall fidelity of DNA replication and is essential for combating the adverse effects of damage to the genome. It involves the correction of mismatched base pairs that have been missed by the proofreading element of the DNA polymerase complex; High confidence in function and specificity), which produces MVFEKQKITLFLLVGAMILFIVTYSCILNRKNLKYIKHKVDRDFGKNPSDIKIDKKILKKLFENTVKGKYFLDDISANDINLDLVFEKYNHANTTVGAQYLYMMLRMPIFNKEYHDKLKDVILKLSEDIDAAKKLSVEFAKIGYFKRDVLDIIYDGIDYERYKKYKIPVYILTFSLVFLAVIYFVSKSFFGYSVIILLACGIYVSLKMEKATEGRILDFATLADILQISKEIEKIHISILKEDMEKVNKLNKDLSGIRRRTGQLSRFGTGSDVDFIIKILDVLVMYTPRKFFKTAELINENSEKLKDLYLVLGKMDAYLSLSSLYLSSDFTFAEYSTQKNELIFEKLNHPLLDENQVSVDADFTDINALITGSNYSGKSTFLRKIALATNLAMTIGFVPAKKYRTSFYFLQTSIDIKDSIEESISYFLAETLTIKRMIEKSDIKKLLVLDEIFRGTNTIDRISAACNTLKYLSKENKVFAATHDIELTELLKEEFKNYHFEEEIKDKDITFDYKLKDGPSKTRNAIEILNIKGYPEEIIVGAKKMAEEISRNKQIKYKF
- a CDS encoding 3-oxoacyl-[acyl-carrier-protein] reductase (Catalyzes the NADPH-dependent reduction of beta-ketoacyl-ACP substrates to beta-hydroxyacyl-ACP products, the first reductive step in the elongation cycle of fatty acid biosynthesis; High confidence in function and specificity), whose translation is MAFTVKNKNVIVTGGGKGIGYGITEVFLKEGANVVFSGRNVEQGERTVKELSKYSGKIKFIRADVTNLEETKNLFEMANKFLGSVDIVILNAGYFPQNRIKDMSLEDWDTVVDINLKGVFINTKIALDYLKEGGRIVVTSSITGNRVGNPGLAHYSASKGGVNGFIKTAALELSTLGITINAVEPGNIMTPGMEDVLGEKYIKDQESVIPLGKLGTPEDIAYAILFLASDEARYITGQSIIVDGGQTLPESAFDIH
- a CDS encoding HAD-superfamily hydrolase, subfamily IB (The haloacid dehydrogenase (HAD) superfamily includes phosphatases, phosphonatases, P-type ATPases, beta-phosphoglucomutases, phosphomannomutases, and dehalogenases, which are involved in a variety of cellular processes ranging from amino acid biosynthesis to detoxification; High confidence in function and specificity): MKKTIALFDFDKTLTDTDSIILIWQYALKNKKVDKLFYYKKLLMGSVGYLSKSNFKVFKSNICQVINYLSEDELKDFAKYVYENHMLSDGIKYLNSLSVDYKMLVSASPINYLKYFYEYLDFDVIIGTELDENCNLLKENNKSQEKVKVIKEHLSSKKIEIDYENSMAFSDSYKDDKPMLSLVKNRFLINSRVKDPEYTNLNWK
- the dinB gene encoding DNA polymerase IV (Poorly processive, error-prone DNA polymerase involved in untargeted mutagenesis. Copies undamaged DNA at stalled replication forks, which arise in vivo from mismatched or misaligned primer ends. These misaligned primers can be extended by PolIV. Exhibits no 3'-5' exonuclease (proofreading) activity. May be involved in translesional synthesis, in conjunction with the beta clamp from PolIII; High confidence in function and specificity) encodes the protein MKNNIIHIDIDAFFAQVEEIDNPSLKGKAVAVGGLSNRGIITTANYEARKYGIHSAMPIFIAKNLCPHLIMVESNMAKYKKKSQEVFSIVDKISKVVERVSIDECYVDIAHLKNPVDEVFALKGRIYEQTGLTVSIGMSYNKFLAKIASDWNKPNGFMIIVRDDMPEILYKLDIKKVHGLGEISQNKLRNIGVNTVEDLMELSEELLEDMFGKLGLEIYERIRGNDNRVVKPDRIRKSLGVERTFLDTGDKKLLLEYLEKYSKRLYEDLKKSNLGFRTLSIKFKNSNFKVSTHSKTFSYTIKDYDEILSLSNSMFNEHYDNKKLRLMGLTASNLVNLDVLQLSFDDLLKK
- the apt gene encoding Adenine phosphoribosyltransferase (Catalyzes a salvage reaction resulting in the formation of AMP, that is energically less costly than de novo synthesis; High confidence in function and specificity), with product MDLVKKIRNIYDYPVDGIIFRDITTLLKDGDSFKDAIDQMISLRDDEIDIVVGIEARGFIIGAPIAYALGCGFVPIRKKGKLPHEKISADYELEYGTDSIEMHTDSIEKEQKVLIIDDLLATGGTSKRAIEMIESLGGIVVGLDFLIELEGLKGREKLKGYDVKSVIKY
- a CDS encoding Hypothetical protein (Family membership); protein product: MKEKFLKFMYGRYGTHYGLDALNKFALILSIIISLAIAFNLLPAEMRFVSYIFIFILYVRTFSRNINKRYEENQKFLEVTAPVRAVFTRLKNNATDKENKYMKCPNCGQELRVPRKKGRIRVICIRCKKEFQSRT
- a CDS encoding putative membrane protein (Hypothetical protein), producing MTYWPIILVVISNLIYHICAKSMPEKLNPFAALTVAYAIGMVVSAILFLVLNPQSNLLNEYKNLNWTSFVMGVFIVGIEVGYMYLYKSGWNINTGYIVVSIALAASLVIVGYFLYEESLSITKLMGIILCTAGVIMMRN